The nucleotide sequence AAAGATTTTGATCTTTTTTTCTAAAAAATTATTAATTCAAAGATAAATTTTTATCCTACGTTTAAGCCTTTATCTCTAAATATTTGTCTAGCACTTTTCATCTCTTCAGCAGTAGGTTCCTTTACATCTTTTAATGGATATTCAAGATTCATCTCTTCCCACTTATGTGTTCCAAGTTGATGAAATGGTAATAATTCAATTTTCTCTACATTTTTTAATTTAGAAACATAATCTGCTAATTTTTCTAAATTTTCTTTCTTGTCTGTTATTCCAGGAACAACAACGTGTCTTATCCATACAGGTTTTCCTATGCTGTCTAAATATTCAGCAAACTTTAGAGTGTTTTCTAACTCTACTCCTGTTAGGCTCTTATAAGTATCTGGATTTATACTTTTGATATCTAATAATACTAAGTCTACATTTTCAAGGACTTCTTTTACCCTGTCATTGAATATATAGCCAGAAGTATCTACAACAGTATGAATTCCCTCTTCTTTAGCTCTTTTGAATAGAGCTTCTATATAATTTATTTGTACAAATGGTTCCCCGCCTGTAACTGTTAATCCACCAC is from Psychrilyobacter atlanticus DSM 19335 and encodes:
- the pflA gene encoding pyruvate formate-lyase-activating protein; this translates as MELTGKLHSFESCGTVDGPGIRFIVFTQGCPLRCKYCHNPDTWDLKDAKYERSIDFTINEIKKYKPFFRNGGGLTVTGGEPFVQINYIEALFKRAKEEGIHTVVDTSGYIFNDRVKEVLENVDLVLLDIKSINPDTYKSLTGVELENTLKFAEYLDSIGKPVWIRHVVVPGITDKKENLEKLADYVSKLKNVEKIELLPFHQLGTHKWEEMNLEYPLKDVKEPTAEEMKSARQIFRDKGLNVG